TTTACTGCCGCCCGGCACGTTCACCAGGGAACGGCCGGGGGTCAGGATGCTTTCAAGTCGGATCATGGGGGTGGGGGTTATCGACCGGTAGCGCCCTGAAGCAGGCTCTGGGTCTTTTCCTTATGCTTTTTGAGTTGTTTATCAAGCTTGTCGGTCAGCGCGTCGATCGCTGCGTACATGTCGGTATGTTCCGCGTTTGCGACGACCTCGTTGCCGGGAATATGCAGCGTGGCTTCGATTTTCTGCTTCAGCTTTTCGACGCACATCGTGACTTGCACGTTGGTGATCTTGTCGAAATGTCCCTCAAGCCTCTTGAGCTTCTGCTCAACGTATTCACGGAGAGGTTGGGTAACTTCCAGTTGGTGTCCACTGATGTTGACTTGCATACAGCTTCTCCTTCGTTGCCAGTGCATAAAGCGGCAGGCCGAAGAGCCTGCCACTGGAACGCTGTAACGTGGCTTACATCAACCGCTTGCGTTCGCTCGAAGGCGCGATCCCGAGGGATTCGCGGTACTTGGCGACGGTGCGGCGAGCCACCTGAATGCCTTGTGCCTCCAGTAAACCAGCGATCTTGCTGTCACTCAACGGCTTTTTCTGATTTTCCGCGGCGACCAGTTTCTTGATGATCGCGCGGATCGCCGTGGACGAGCATTCGCCGCCTTCGGAGGTGCTGACGTGGCTGGAGAAAAAGTATTTCAGTTCATATATGCCCCGGGGGGTATGCATGAATTTCTGCGTGGTCACCCGGGAAATCGTCGACTCGTGCATGCCGACTGCCTCGGCGATGTCATGCAGCACGAGTGGCTTCATCGCTTCGTCGCCGTATTCCAGGAAGCCGCGCTGATGCTCGACGATCTGGGTGGCAACCTTCATCAGGGTTTCGTTGCGGCTCTGCAGGCTCTTGATGAACCAGCGGGCTTCCTGCAACTGGTTGCGCATGAAGGTATTGTCGGCGCTGGTGTCGGCGCGACGGACGAAACCGGCGTATTGAGCGTTGACCCGCAGACGCGGAACCGATTCCTGGTTCAGCTCGACCAGCCAGCGCTCGTTGTCCTTGCGCACAATGACGTCAGGCACCACGTATTCGGCTTCGGTGGATTCGATCTGCGAGCCGGGGCGCGGGTTGAGGCTCTGGACCAGTTCGATGACCTGGCGCAGTTCATCTTCCTTGAGCTTCATGCGGCGCATCAGCTGGCTGTAGTCGCGGCTGCCGAGCAGGTCGATGTAATCGGTGACCAGTCGCTTGGCTTCGGCCAGCCAAGGGGTCTTGGCTGACAGCTGGCGCAATTGCAGCAGCAGGCATTCGCCCAGGTTGCGTGCGCCAATGCCGGCGGGTTCGAATTGCTGGATGCGGTGCAGGACGGCTTCGATCTCGTCCAGCTCGATGTCGAGCTCCGGATCGAAGGCGTCGAGGATTTCTTCGAGGGTTTCGTCGAGGTAGCCCTGATTGTTGATGCAATCGATCAGGGTCACGGCGATCAGGCGATCGGTGTCGGACATCGGCGCCAGGTTCAGCTGCCACAGCAGGTGGCTTTGCAGGCTCTCGCCGGCGGAGGTACGGGTGGTGAAATCCCACTCGTCGTCATCGCTGCTCGGCAGGCTGCTGGCGCTGGTCTGGTAGACGTCTTCCCAGGCGGTGTCGACAGGCAGTTCGTTGGGGATTCGCTCGTTCCATTCGCCGTCCTCGAGATTGTCGACCGTCGGCGCGGTTTCCTGGTAGGAAGGTTCCTGGATCTCGGTATTGGGCTTCTGTTCGGCGTTGTCGGCCAGCGGGTCTGAATTGTCGAAGTCGTCGCCGTCTTCCTGGCGTTCGAGCATCGGGTTGGATTCCAGAGCCTCCTGGATTTCCTGTTGCAGATCCAGGGTCGACAATTGGAGCAGGCGGATGGCCTGTTGCAGCTGCGGTGTCATCGTCAGCTGCTGGCCCATTCTCAAGACTAGCGATGGTTTCATGGCAGGGGCTTAACACCTTATTCGCCGGCGCTATGCGCCATCCACTACAGGGCGCCGAGGCGCCAAACTTAAGCAAATTATATGCCTGAAACTGTCGTGTTTGCCTAGAGCGCTGTAACAATAAAAGCGTATAAAAATGCGCTTCAACGTTACAGCACCCGGACGGCTGGTCGAATGCTGTCGCGCTTACAGGCGGAACTCGTGACCCAG
This genomic window from Pseudomonas kribbensis contains:
- a CDS encoding RNA polymerase factor sigma-54 encodes the protein MKPSLVLRMGQQLTMTPQLQQAIRLLQLSTLDLQQEIQEALESNPMLERQEDGDDFDNSDPLADNAEQKPNTEIQEPSYQETAPTVDNLEDGEWNERIPNELPVDTAWEDVYQTSASSLPSSDDDEWDFTTRTSAGESLQSHLLWQLNLAPMSDTDRLIAVTLIDCINNQGYLDETLEEILDAFDPELDIELDEIEAVLHRIQQFEPAGIGARNLGECLLLQLRQLSAKTPWLAEAKRLVTDYIDLLGSRDYSQLMRRMKLKEDELRQVIELVQSLNPRPGSQIESTEAEYVVPDVIVRKDNERWLVELNQESVPRLRVNAQYAGFVRRADTSADNTFMRNQLQEARWFIKSLQSRNETLMKVATQIVEHQRGFLEYGDEAMKPLVLHDIAEAVGMHESTISRVTTQKFMHTPRGIYELKYFFSSHVSTSEGGECSSTAIRAIIKKLVAAENQKKPLSDSKIAGLLEAQGIQVARRTVAKYRESLGIAPSSERKRLM
- the hpf gene encoding ribosome hibernation-promoting factor, HPF/YfiA family; amino-acid sequence: MQVNISGHQLEVTQPLREYVEQKLKRLEGHFDKITNVQVTMCVEKLKQKIEATLHIPGNEVVANAEHTDMYAAIDALTDKLDKQLKKHKEKTQSLLQGATGR